The sequence below is a genomic window from Mycobacterium heidelbergense.
GTTCCGCTACAGCGAGAACATGAGCGTCGGGTCTTCGGCTCTCGCCCCGGTGGCATCGGCCGTCGTCAGCGGCGTCGGTAACGCGATGTTCGGGTTGGGCAGCCGCTACTTCCGGCTGCTGCCGCGCCGCCTGGTCGAGCGCATCGTGCCCAAACCCGGCACCGGCCCGAGCGCGGCGGCTCGGGAGCGCGGGTACTACCGGGCCGAGACCTACACCGCCACCACCGGCGGCGCCCGCTACGTGGCGCGCATCGAACAGCGGGGCGATCCGGGCTACAAGGCGACGTCGGTGCTGTTGGGGGAGTGCGGACTGGCGCTGGCACTGGACCGCGACAAGCTCTCCGATCTGCGCGGCGTGCTGACTCCCGCCGCCGCGATGGGTGACGCGCTGCTCGCGCGATTCCCGGCCGCCGGCGTGTCACTGCGAACCGAACGGCTGAACTGACCGGGCGCCGATTCGGCGGCTCAAATCCGTCCTGCGCGAAGGCTGTTGGCCGAGACCGCAGGCGTCTAGTGTCGTAGTTGACGTGGCTCTACATCCCAGGAACGAAGGTGGGCACACCGATGGCCGGTCTCGACGATCTGTACAACAGCATTCCCACGTCTGAAATCGCAAGCAAGCTCGGCGCCGACCAAGGCGACGTCGACAGCGCCGTTCACACCCTGGTGCCGGCGCTGCTCGGCGGACTGCAGCAGAACTCGCAAGATCCCGACCACGCCAGCAGGATCGAATCCTTGGCAAGCAGTCATGCCGGCCTGCTCGACGTTGGCGGGGGGCCGGGCGAGGGCGACGGGCACCAGGCGGTCGCGACGCTCTTCGGCGGTAATGACGCCGACCAGGTCGCCTCGGCGCTGGCCGAGCGCGGGGCGGGCAACCGTGATCTGCTCAAGCAGTTGCTGCCGGTGGTGCTCCCAATTGTGCTGGCATACATCGGAAAACAGCTCGGCTCCGGCGGCGGGAGCGGTGCGCCCCAGAAAAAGGAGGCGGCCGCCAGCGGCGGCCTCAGCGAAGTTCTGGGCAGCATCCTCGCCGGCGGCTCCGGCGACAAATCCCTTGGCGGCATCCTCGGCACCGTGTTGGGCGGAAAGGGCGGCGCGCTCGGCGATATCCTCGGCGGCCTGCTCGGTGGCAAGAAGTAGCGGGCGCCCGCCCGGATTGTTCACCGCCGGTTCCCCGATGGTTTCGATTGCGTCGAATTCAAGGGTGCCCAAGACAACCCAAGATGAGTAGGTTCGTTGTTATCGGACACAGGAAAATACGTCCGACCTCAGTCGGCCGGACGGCGACGACGAGAGGGGAATGCAGTGTCAGACACGCTCACCGCAGGACAGAAGCTGGTGCGGGGCGAATCGCTCACCTCGAACAACGGTGCCTACACCCTCACACTGCAAGACGACGGCAACCTGGTGCTGGCGTCCCGCGGCCAAGCCATCTGGGCCAGCGGGACCGACGGCCAGAATGTGGTGCGCGCCGAGGTGCAGCCCGACGGCAATTTCGTTGTGTACACGGCGGACAAGCCGGTGTGGCACAGCCACACCCAGGGCAAGAAGGACGTCAAACTCGTGCTCCAGGACGATCGCAACCTGGTGCTGTACGCCGCCGACGGGCCGGCCTGGTCGACAAAGACCGAGACGGACGCGCCGCCGCCGGCCCCCGAGGCCGAGGAGCCCGCCGCCGAGGAGGCCGCTCCGGAAGCCGTCGCGGAACCCGTCGCCGAAGGAGCTCCTGAGCCGGAACCCGCCGTTCGGACGTACACCGTCGAATCCGGTGACAGCCTGTGGGCCATCGCGGAGCGCTTCTACGGCGACGGCAACAAGTACCAGGTGATCGCCGATGCGAGCGGAATCCCCAACCCCGACCTGATTCAGCCCGGCCAAGTGCTGACCATTCCCTGATTCGTCGGGGACGGCGGTTGCGGTCGAATCCGCGTGACCTGCGGGTTCGGCCGCTTACGCGCGCGCAAACGAGTCTCCCTAGAATTGACCGGTGACCGCCAGCCGCAGCTCCGCCGCCGACCTGCCCAAGTCGTGGGATCCCGGCGCGGCGGAGGGTGCGATCTATCAGAAATGGCTGGACGCCGGCTACTTCAGGGCGGACCCGGCCAGCGCCAAGCCCGCCTACTCGATCGTGCTGCCGCCGCCGAACGTCACGGGCAGCCTGCACATGGGCCACGCGCTGGAACACACCATGATGGACGCGCTGACCCGCCGCAAGCGGATGCAGGGCTACGAGGTGCTGTGGCAGCCGGGCACCGACCACGCGGGCATCGCGACGCAAAGCGTGGTGGAACGCCAGCTCGCGGTCGACGGCAAGACCAAGGAGGACCTCGGCCGGGAGCTGTTCACCGAGAAGGTCTGGGAGTGGAAGCGCGAGTCCGGCGGCGCCATCGGTGAACAGATGCGCCGGCTCGGCGACGGCGTGGACTGGAGCCGCGACCGGTTCACCATGGACGACGGCCTGTCGCGGGCGGTGCGAACCATCTTCAAGCGGCTCTACGACGCGGGGCTGATCTACCGGGCCGAGCGGCTGGTCAACTGGTCCCCGGTTCTTCGGACGGCGATCTCGGACCTCGAGGTGAACTACCTTGACGTCGACGGCGAACTGGTGTCGTTCCGGTACGGCTCGCTGGACGACTCGCAACCCCACATCGTCGTCGCCACCACCCGGGTCGAGACGATGCTCGGCGACACCGCGATCGCGGTGCATCCCGACGACGAGCGCTACCGCCACCTGGTCGGAACCAGCCTGGCGCACCCCTTCGTGGACCGGCAGCTCATCATCGTGGCCGACGAGCACGTGGACCCCGAATTCGGCACCGGCGCCGTCAAGGTCACGCCCGCGCACGACCCGAACGACTTCGAGATCGGGCTGCGGCACCGGCTGCCGATGATCTCGATCCTGGACACCACGGGCCGGATCACAGACACCGGAACGCAATTCGACGGGATGGACCGTTTCGAGGCCCGCGTCGCGGTGCGCGAAGCCCTGGCGGCGCAGGGCCGCATCGTCGAGGAGAAGCGGCCCTACCCGCACAGCGTCGGGCATTCCGAGCGCAGCGGCGAGCCGATCGAGCCGCGGCTGTCGCTGCAGTGGTGGGTCCGGGTGGAGTCGCTGGCCAAGGCCGCCGGCGACGCGGTTCGCAACGGCGACACCGTGATTCACCCCGCCAGCCTGGAACCGCGCTGGTTCGCCTGGGTCGACGACATGCACGACTGGTGCATCTCGCGGCAGCTGTGGTGGGGCCACCGCATCCCGATCTGGTACGGGCCCGACGGCGAACAGGTGTGCGTCGGGCCCGACGAGACGCCCCCCGACGGCTGGGAGCAGGACCCCGACGTGCTGGACACCTGGTTCTCGTCGGCGCTGTGGCCGTTCTCCACGCTGGGCTGGCCGGAAAAGACCCCGGAACTGGAAAAGTTCTATCCGACAAGCGTTCTGGTCACCGGCTACGACATCCTGTTCTTCTGGGTCGCGCGGATGATGATGTTCGGCACCTTCGTCGGCGGAGACGACGCCATCACGCTCGGCGGCCGCCGCGGCCCGCAGGTGCCCTTCACCGACGTCTTCCTGCACGGGCTGATCCGGGACGAATCCGGCCGCAAGATGAGCAAGTCCAAGGGCAACGTCATCGACCCGCTGGACTGGGTGGAGAAGTTCGGGGCCGACGCGCTGCGGTTCACGCTGGCCCGCGGCGCCAGCCCCGGCGGTGATTTGGCCGTCGGCGAGGACGCCGTCCGGGCGTCGCGCAACTTCGGCACCAAGCTGTTCAACGCCACCCGGTACGCGCTGCTCAACGGCGCCGCCCCGGCGCCGTTACCCGCGCCGGCCGGGCTCACCGATGCCGATCGCTGGATTCTCGGGCGGCTGGAAGAGGTTCGCGCCGAAGTCGATTCGGCCTTCGACGGCTACGAGTTCGGCCGGGCCTGCGAATCGCTCTACCACTTCGCGTGGGACGAATTCTGCGACTGGTACGTCGAATTGGCCAAGGCACAGCTTTCCGAGGGGCTCACCCACACCACCGCCGTGCTGGCCGCGGTGCTCGACACGCTGCTGCGGTTGCTGCACCCGGTCATCCCGTTCCTCACCGAGGCGCTCTGGCGGGCGTTGACCGATGCGGAGTCGCTGGTGATCGCCGAGTGGCCGAAGCCGTCGGGGATCACCCCGGATCCGGTTGCCGCGCAGCGGATTACCGACATGCAAAAACTGGTGACCGAGGTCCGCCGGTTCCGCAGCGACCAGGGTCTGGCCGACCGGCAGAAGGTGCCGGCCCGGTTGACCGGCGTCGACGAGTCGGATCTGGGCACCCAGGTGGCGGCCGTGACGTCGCTGGCCTGGCTCACCACGCCGGGGCCGGATTTCCGGCCGTCGGCGTCGGTGGAAGTTCGCCTGGGCCCCAACGTGGACCGCACCGTCGTCGTCGAACTCGACACCTCGGGCACCATCGACGTCGCCGCCGAGCGCCGCCGCCTCGAAAAGGATCTGGCGGCGGCGCACAAGGAGCTGGCGTCGACCGCCGCCAAGCTGACCAACGCGGACTTCCTCGCCAAGGCGCCCGAACACGTCGTCGGCAAGATCCGCGACCGCCAGCGCGTGGCCCAGGAGGAAACCGGCCGGATCGCCGCCAGGCTGGCCGCGCTGCAATGAGTTTGGTGCCTCCCACGCCGGACGAGATCGCGTCCCTGCTGCAGGTCGAACACCTGCTGGACCAACGCTGGCCGGAGACCAAGATCGAGCCGAGCCTGACCCGGATCGGGGCGCTGATGGACCTGCTGGGCTCACCGCAACTCGGCTATCCGTCGATCCACATCGCGGGCACCAACGGCAAGACCTCCGTGGCGCGGATGGTCGACGCGCTGGTGACCGCGCTGCACCGGCGCACCGGCCGAACCACCAGCCCGCACCTGCAATCGGCGGTCGAACGGATCGCGATCGACGGACGGCCGATCAGCCCGGCCCAGTACGTGGCGACGTACCGGGAGATCGAGCCGTTCGTGCAGATGGTCGACGCGCAGTCGGAGGCCGGCGGCGGCCCGAAGATGAGCAAATTCGAGGTCCTCACCGCGATGGCGTTCGCCGCGTTCGCCGACGCGCCCGTCGACGTCGCGGTGGTCGAGGTCGGCATGGGCGGGCGCTGGGACGCCACCAACGTGATCAACGCGCCGGTGGCGGTCATCACCCCGGTCGGCATCGACCACGTCGACTACCTCGGCGACGACATCGCCGGGATCGCCGGCGAAAAGGCCGGCATCATCACCAAGGCGCCCGACGGCGCGCCCGACACCGTCGCCGTCATCGCGCGCCAGGCGCCCGAGGCGATGGAGGTGCTGCTGGCCCAATCCGTGCGCGCCGACGCCGCGGTGGCCCGCGAGGATTCGGAGTTCGCGGTCTTGGGCCGCCGGGTCGCGGTCGGCGGACAGGTCCTGCAGCTGCAGGGCCTCGGCGGGGTGTACTCCGACGTCTACCTGCCGCTGCACGGCGAACACCAGGCGCACAACGCGGCGGTGGCGCTCGCGGCGGTCGAGGCCTTCTTCGGCGCCGGTGCGCGGCGACAGCTCGACGTCGAGGCGGTCCGCGCCGGTTTCGCCGCGGCGACGAGCCCCGGCCGGCTGGAGCGGATGCGCAGCGCCCCAACAGTTTTCATCGACGCCGCGCACAATCCGGCCGGCGCCGCCGCGCTGGCGCGGACGCTGGCCGGCGAGTTCGACTTCCGGTTCCTGGTCGGCGTGCTCGCCATCATGGCCGACAAGGACACCGACGGGATCCTCGCGGCGCTGGAGCCGGTGTTCGACTCCGTCGTCGTCACCCACAACGGCTCGCCACGCGCGCTCGACGTCGAATCGCTGGCGCTGGCGGCCCGTGAGCGGTTCGGACCCGACCGGGTGACGACCGCCGAAAACCTGCGCGACGCCATCGACGTCGCGACCGCCCTGGTCGACGACGCCGCCGCGGACGGGGCGGCAAGGGAGGCGGGGGAGGCGTTCGCCGGCACGGGGATCGTCATCACCGGCTCGGTCGTCACCGCCGGGGCCGCACGGAGCCTGTTCGGTCGTGATCCGGATTGACCGAGCAGAGTCCCGACCCCTGGAAGAGCTTCCGCGCGGTGATGGCCGCGACGCTGATGCTGGAGGCGATCGTGGTGTTGCTGGCCATACCCGTGGTGGGCGCCGTCGGTGGCGGGCTGACGGCCGCGTCGCTGGCCTACCTGATCGGCCTGGCCGCGGTGCTGATCCTGCTGGCCGGGCTGCAGCGCAGGCCCTGGGCGATCTGGGTGAACCTGGGTGTCCAGGCGCTCCTTCTCGCGGGCTTCGCGGTGTACCCGGGGGTGGGATTCATCGGGGTGCTGTTCACCGGGTTATGGGCGTTGATCGCCTACTTCCGCGCCGAGGTCAGGCGCAGGCAGCGGTAAGGCAGCGGTCGACGCCGCCCGGTTCTGTACGCTGTGCGCCGTGACCGAACGGACCCTGGTACTGATCAAGCCCGATGCCGTCGGGCGCCACCTGATAGGCGAGGTCATCAGCCGCATCGAGCGGAAAGGCCTCACCATCGCGGCGCTGGAGCTTCGGCAGGTCAGCGGGGAGCTGGCCGCCCAGCATTACGCCGAACACGAGGGCAAGCCGTTCTTCGAGCCGTTGCTGGAGTTCATCACCTCGGGACCGTTGGTCGCGGCAATCGTGGAGGGACCGCGCGCGATCGCGGCGTTTCGGCAGATCGCCGGCGCCACCGACCCGGTGGAGCAGGCCACGCCGGGCACGATTCGGGGCGATTTCGCGCTGGAGACGCAGTTCAACCTGGTGCACGGGTCCGATTCGACCGATTCCGCCAAGCGCGAGATCGCGCTCTGGTTCCCCGGTCTGTAGGCCCGGCACCCGGGCGCCCGTGTCGGGGGCGAATTGGCCCGCCGGGTGATGTGGGATACTGACAGCGGGTGAACGTCGCCGGACCGGCGTCAGACACCCGAATGAAGACTTAGACAAGCGCGACCATTGCCACCGCGCCATGTTGCGCCGCATGTCAGGCCGTCATTCAGCACGGCGCCGAGCGAGTTCTACCTGAGCCGCTCGGGGCGAGACCATCACAAGCCTGGGAGAAGCGACCCGGGCCCATAGGGAAGCCCTCGCGTGGCCGCGTCGAAACGACGCGCCCGGGGGCTAAAGGAGAATACGTGGTAGACGGTGCACCACCTACAGAATCATCACAAGAGCCGACGCAGCACGAGGACCTGCCGGACCGCCTGAGGGTCCATCAGCTGGCACGAGCGCTGGGCAGCACCAACAAAGAGGTGCTCGACGCGCTCAACTCGTTCGACGGGCAGCCCCGCACTGTGCATTCCGGCGTGAACCGCGACGACGCGCTGCGGGTGCGTGACCTGCTCTTCGCGAAGCCCCTGCAGAACATCCCGGGCTTCAGCAGCGCACCGGCCCCGGTCGCCGCGAGACCGGCATCCCGGCCGGCGCCGGGGACCGCGACCGACCCGCCGCAATACATGCCGCTGTTCGTCGCTCCGCAGCCGATGGAGGCGGAGGAGGGCGGCGGCGATGCGGACTCGGGTGGTTGGGAGGCCGACTCCGACGACGCCGACACCGATGCCGACACCGACGACGACCAGACCGACCGCCCGGCCAACCGGCGCCGGCGTCGGGGCCGCCGCGGGCGGGGCCGCGGCCGCGGCGAACAGGGCGGACCCGACGGCCAGGAGTCCGGCGACGAGGACGGCGACGACTCCGAGGACTCCGACGAGCCCGACGACTCCGATGCCGGTGACGACGAGAACGGTTCGTCCGACGCGGCCACTCGCCGCCGCCGCAGGCGCAGGCGCCGCAAGTCGGGATCGGGTGACGACAACGACGAGGGCCTCTCGCCCGACGATCCGCCGAACACCGTCGTCCACGAGCGGCCACCGCGCTCCGGCAAGAACGGTTCGGACGAGAACGGCGCATCCAGCAGCGAGATCAAGGGCATCGACGGCTCCACCCGGCTGGAGGCCAAGCGGCAGCGCCGCCGCGACGGGCGCGACGCCGGGCGGCGCCGCCCACCGGTGCTGACCGAGGCCGAGTTCCTCGCGCGCCGCGAGGCCGTCGAACGGATGATGGTGGTGCGCGACAGGATCCGCAGCGAACCGCCGCACCCCGGCGCGCGGTACACGCAGATCGCGGTGCTCGAGGACGGCATCGTCGTCGAGCATTTCGTGACGTCGGCGGCGTCGGCCTCCCTGGTCGGCAACATCTACCTGGGGATCGTGCAGAACGTCCTGCCCTCGATGGAGGCGGCCTTCGTCGACATCGGTCGCGGCCGCAACGGCGTGCTCTACGCCGGGGAGGTCAACTGGGAGGCCGCGGGGCTGGGCGGGTCCGACCGCAAGATCGAGCAGGCCCTCAAACCCGGCGACTACGTCGTCGTCCAGGTCAGCAAGGACCCGGTCGGGCACAAGGGCGCGCGGCTCACCACGCAGGTGTCGCTGGCGGGCCGCTACCTGGTGTATGTCCCCGGCGCGTCGTCGACCGGGATCAGCCGCAAGCTGCCCGACACCGAACGCCAGCGGCTCAAGGAGATCCTGCGCGAGGTGGTGCCGTCCGACGCCGGGGTGATCATCCGCACCGCATCCGAGGGCGTCAAGGAGGACGACATCCGCAAGGACGTCACCCGCCTGCAGGAGCGCTGGCAACACATCGAGGCCCGGGCCGCCGAGACCAAGAAGAAGGCCGCCGGCGCCGCGGTGGCGCTCTACGAAGAGCCCGACGTGTTGGTCAAGGTCATCCGTGACCTGTTCAACGAGGACTTCGCCGGCCTCATCGTCTCCGGCGACGAGGCGTGGAACACGATCAACGAGTACGTGAATTCCGTTGCGCCCGACCTTGTTTCGAAGCTGACCAAGTACGAGCCGGCCGAGCCTGCCGAGGGGGTGCCGGCCCCGGACGTGTTCGCGGTGCACCGCATCGACGAGCAACTCGCCAAGGCGATGGACCGCAAGGTGTGGTTGCCGTCCGGCGGCACGCTGGTGATCGACCGGACCGAGGCGATGACGGTGATCGACGTCAACACCGGCAAGTTCACCGGCTCCGGGGGCAACCTCGAGCAGACCGTCACCAAGAACAACCTGGAGGCGGCCGAGGAGATCGTGCGCCAGCTGCGGCTGCGCGACGTCGGCGGCATCGTGGTCATCGACTTCATCGACATGGTGCTGGAGTCCAACCGCGACCTGGTGCTGCGCCGGCTGACCGAGGCGCTGGCCCGTGACCGCACCCGCCATCAGGTGTCGGAGGTGACCTCCCTGGGCCTGGTGCAACTGACCCGCAAGCGGTTGGGAACCGGGCTGATCGAGGCGTTCTCGACGTCGTGCCCGAACTGCGGCGGCCGGGGGATCCTGATGCACGCCGACCCCGTCGATTCGGCGCCGTCGAACGGGCGCAAGTCCGAGTCCGGCGGCCGCCGGGGCAAGCGATCGAAGAAGGGCCGATCCGAGGAGCCCGCCGAGAAGGGCATCGTGGCCAAGGTGCCCGCACACGCTCCCGGCGAGCACCCGATGTTCAAGGCGATGGCCGCGGGCGCCGCGGGGGGCTCGGGGGCGGCCGATCAGGGCGACGAGGAGGCCGACGAGTCCGGTGCGGAGGCCATCGCCAAGGGCGGCGAGGAGACCGAAGAGCGCGCCGCCGCCGGCCTGGAGGACACCGACCAGGAGGGCTTCGAAGACTCGGAGGACTCGGACGAAGACACCGAGGACACCGAGGACACCGAGGACGACGAGGAGGACGAGCTCGACGACGACGAGGATCTCGATGAGGAAGACCTCGGCGACGACGACGAGGACCTTGACCTCGACGATGACGACCTGGACGTCGAGGATTCGGACTCCGACGAAGACTCGGAGGACGGCGACACCGCGGAGAGCTCCGGCGCTGGCTCGGCCCTTGGTCGTCCGCGCCGCCGGCGCGCGGCCGGGCGGCCCGCAGGCCCGCCGATTCACGTGGACTGACCTGCGGCGGGCGCGCGGTTTGACCCTGTAGCCGCTGGTCAAGTACCCTTGGACAGTTGTCGCGGGCCCGTGCTCGGCGACGAGCGGGACTACCGGGCGATCGCGCGGACCCCCACCCCAGACCCACCACGCACACGCCGGTGGCACGCGCGCGAAGCGCCGGGCAGAGGCTAGAGGAAGAGGCAGGAGCAACGATGGCGACCTACGCAATCGTCAAGACGGGCGGCAAGCAGTACAAGGTCGCCGTCGGGGACGTGGTCAAGGTCGAGAAGCTCGACTCCGAGCCGGGCTCGAACGTGTCGCTGCCGGTCGCCCTGGTCGTCGACGGCGCCAAGGTGACGACCGACGCCGGCGCGCTGGCCAAGGTCGCGGTGACCGGCGAGGTGCTCGAGCACACCAAGGGCCCCAAGATCCGCATCCACAAGTTCAAGAACAAGACCGGCTACCACAAGCGTCAGGGTCACCGTCAGCAGCTGACGGTCCTGAAGGTCACCGGGATCAAGTAGCGGGAGTCCACAAAAATGGCACACAAAAAGGGCGCTTCCAGCTCGCGCAACGGCCGCGATTCGGCCGCGCAGCGGCTGGGCGTGAAGCGGTTCGGCGGCCAGGTCGTCAAGGCCGGCGAAATCCTCATCCGCCAGCGTGGCACCAAATTCCACCCCGGCGCGGGCGTCGGGCGTGGCGGCGACGACACCTTGTTCGCCAAGGAAGCCGGGGCCGTCGAGTTCGGGGTCAAGCGCGGGCGCAAGACCGTCAGCATCGTCGCGGCCGGGCGGACCACCGACTGAGCCGACGCGAGTGTGCAACCGCTGCGACAATTCGAGGCTTAGCTCGCGGTAGCTGCACACTCGGCGGCCCGAGAGGACCCTCGATGCCTCGGTTTGTCGATCGCGTCGTCATCCACGCGCGGGCGGGTTCCGGCGGCAACGGCTGCGCGTCGGTCCACCGCGAGAAGTTCAAGCCGCTGGGCGGCCCCGACGGCGGCAACGGCGGCCGCGGCGGCAGCATCGTCCTGGTCGTCGACCCCCAGGTCCACACCCTGCTGGACTTCCATTTCCATCCGCACGTCACCGCGCCGTCGGGCAAGCAGGGGATGGGCAACAACCGCGACGGCGCCGCCGGCGCGGACCTGGAGGTGAGGGTCCCCGACGGGACGGTCGTGCTGGACGAAAACGGCCGGCTGCTGGCCGATTTGGTGGGCGCGGGCACCCGCTTTGAAGCCGCGGCCGGCGGCCGCGGCGGCCTGGGCAACGCGGCGCT
It includes:
- the rpmA gene encoding 50S ribosomal protein L27 — encoded protein: MAHKKGASSSRNGRDSAAQRLGVKRFGGQVVKAGEILIRQRGTKFHPGAGVGRGGDDTLFAKEAGAVEFGVKRGRKTVSIVAAGRTTD
- a CDS encoding DUF937 domain-containing protein, which encodes MAGLDDLYNSIPTSEIASKLGADQGDVDSAVHTLVPALLGGLQQNSQDPDHASRIESLASSHAGLLDVGGGPGEGDGHQAVATLFGGNDADQVASALAERGAGNRDLLKQLLPVVLPIVLAYIGKQLGSGGGSGAPQKKEAAASGGLSEVLGSILAGGSGDKSLGGILGTVLGGKGGALGDILGGLLGGKK
- the ndk gene encoding nucleoside-diphosphate kinase produces the protein MTERTLVLIKPDAVGRHLIGEVISRIERKGLTIAALELRQVSGELAAQHYAEHEGKPFFEPLLEFITSGPLVAAIVEGPRAIAAFRQIAGATDPVEQATPGTIRGDFALETQFNLVHGSDSTDSAKREIALWFPGL
- the rplU gene encoding 50S ribosomal protein L21, encoding MATYAIVKTGGKQYKVAVGDVVKVEKLDSEPGSNVSLPVALVVDGAKVTTDAGALAKVAVTGEVLEHTKGPKIRIHKFKNKTGYHKRQGHRQQLTVLKVTGIK
- a CDS encoding valine--tRNA ligase, which gives rise to MTASRSSAADLPKSWDPGAAEGAIYQKWLDAGYFRADPASAKPAYSIVLPPPNVTGSLHMGHALEHTMMDALTRRKRMQGYEVLWQPGTDHAGIATQSVVERQLAVDGKTKEDLGRELFTEKVWEWKRESGGAIGEQMRRLGDGVDWSRDRFTMDDGLSRAVRTIFKRLYDAGLIYRAERLVNWSPVLRTAISDLEVNYLDVDGELVSFRYGSLDDSQPHIVVATTRVETMLGDTAIAVHPDDERYRHLVGTSLAHPFVDRQLIIVADEHVDPEFGTGAVKVTPAHDPNDFEIGLRHRLPMISILDTTGRITDTGTQFDGMDRFEARVAVREALAAQGRIVEEKRPYPHSVGHSERSGEPIEPRLSLQWWVRVESLAKAAGDAVRNGDTVIHPASLEPRWFAWVDDMHDWCISRQLWWGHRIPIWYGPDGEQVCVGPDETPPDGWEQDPDVLDTWFSSALWPFSTLGWPEKTPELEKFYPTSVLVTGYDILFFWVARMMMFGTFVGGDDAITLGGRRGPQVPFTDVFLHGLIRDESGRKMSKSKGNVIDPLDWVEKFGADALRFTLARGASPGGDLAVGEDAVRASRNFGTKLFNATRYALLNGAAPAPLPAPAGLTDADRWILGRLEEVRAEVDSAFDGYEFGRACESLYHFAWDEFCDWYVELAKAQLSEGLTHTTAVLAAVLDTLLRLLHPVIPFLTEALWRALTDAESLVIAEWPKPSGITPDPVAAQRITDMQKLVTEVRRFRSDQGLADRQKVPARLTGVDESDLGTQVAAVTSLAWLTTPGPDFRPSASVEVRLGPNVDRTVVVELDTSGTIDVAAERRRLEKDLAAAHKELASTAAKLTNADFLAKAPEHVVGKIRDRQRVAQEETGRIAARLAALQ
- a CDS encoding Rne/Rng family ribonuclease; the protein is MVDGAPPTESSQEPTQHEDLPDRLRVHQLARALGSTNKEVLDALNSFDGQPRTVHSGVNRDDALRVRDLLFAKPLQNIPGFSSAPAPVAARPASRPAPGTATDPPQYMPLFVAPQPMEAEEGGGDADSGGWEADSDDADTDADTDDDQTDRPANRRRRRGRRGRGRGRGEQGGPDGQESGDEDGDDSEDSDEPDDSDAGDDENGSSDAATRRRRRRRRRKSGSGDDNDEGLSPDDPPNTVVHERPPRSGKNGSDENGASSSEIKGIDGSTRLEAKRQRRRDGRDAGRRRPPVLTEAEFLARREAVERMMVVRDRIRSEPPHPGARYTQIAVLEDGIVVEHFVTSAASASLVGNIYLGIVQNVLPSMEAAFVDIGRGRNGVLYAGEVNWEAAGLGGSDRKIEQALKPGDYVVVQVSKDPVGHKGARLTTQVSLAGRYLVYVPGASSTGISRKLPDTERQRLKEILREVVPSDAGVIIRTASEGVKEDDIRKDVTRLQERWQHIEARAAETKKKAAGAAVALYEEPDVLVKVIRDLFNEDFAGLIVSGDEAWNTINEYVNSVAPDLVSKLTKYEPAEPAEGVPAPDVFAVHRIDEQLAKAMDRKVWLPSGGTLVIDRTEAMTVIDVNTGKFTGSGGNLEQTVTKNNLEAAEEIVRQLRLRDVGGIVVIDFIDMVLESNRDLVLRRLTEALARDRTRHQVSEVTSLGLVQLTRKRLGTGLIEAFSTSCPNCGGRGILMHADPVDSAPSNGRKSESGGRRGKRSKKGRSEEPAEKGIVAKVPAHAPGEHPMFKAMAAGAAGGSGAADQGDEEADESGAEAIAKGGEETEERAAAGLEDTDQEGFEDSEDSDEDTEDTEDTEDDEEDELDDDEDLDEEDLGDDDEDLDLDDDDLDVEDSDSDEDSEDGDTAESSGAGSALGRPRRRRAAGRPAGPPIHVD
- a CDS encoding LysM peptidoglycan-binding domain-containing protein, giving the protein MSDTLTAGQKLVRGESLTSNNGAYTLTLQDDGNLVLASRGQAIWASGTDGQNVVRAEVQPDGNFVVYTADKPVWHSHTQGKKDVKLVLQDDRNLVLYAADGPAWSTKTETDAPPPAPEAEEPAAEEAAPEAVAEPVAEGAPEPEPAVRTYTVESGDSLWAIAERFYGDGNKYQVIADASGIPNPDLIQPGQVLTIP
- a CDS encoding DUF4233 domain-containing protein, whose amino-acid sequence is MAATLMLEAIVVLLAIPVVGAVGGGLTAASLAYLIGLAAVLILLAGLQRRPWAIWVNLGVQALLLAGFAVYPGVGFIGVLFTGLWALIAYFRAEVRRRQR
- the folC gene encoding bifunctional tetrahydrofolate synthase/dihydrofolate synthase, giving the protein MSLVPPTPDEIASLLQVEHLLDQRWPETKIEPSLTRIGALMDLLGSPQLGYPSIHIAGTNGKTSVARMVDALVTALHRRTGRTTSPHLQSAVERIAIDGRPISPAQYVATYREIEPFVQMVDAQSEAGGGPKMSKFEVLTAMAFAAFADAPVDVAVVEVGMGGRWDATNVINAPVAVITPVGIDHVDYLGDDIAGIAGEKAGIITKAPDGAPDTVAVIARQAPEAMEVLLAQSVRADAAVAREDSEFAVLGRRVAVGGQVLQLQGLGGVYSDVYLPLHGEHQAHNAAVALAAVEAFFGAGARRQLDVEAVRAGFAAATSPGRLERMRSAPTVFIDAAHNPAGAAALARTLAGEFDFRFLVGVLAIMADKDTDGILAALEPVFDSVVVTHNGSPRALDVESLALAARERFGPDRVTTAENLRDAIDVATALVDDAAADGAAREAGEAFAGTGIVITGSVVTAGAARSLFGRDPD